In Blastocatellia bacterium, the genomic stretch TTGGCATCGGCCTTCTGCTTCAGGTCGGCGTACTTAACGTCCGAGCCGCTGAAGAGGAACTCAAAGAACTCGTCTTTGGCCGCGACGCTCGGCGCTTGCGGCGTGTCCAGGCGCTGCACGGTGGTGAAATCGGCTTCGGGCGGCGCATTCGGGCGCGCGCCGCCCGCGCCGCCCGCGCCCGCGCCGCCGCCTTGCTGACCGCCCATCGCCATGCGTAGATTCACTTCCGGGCCGATGGCGGCGACGGCGCCTTCCTGATCGGTGGCGTTGCGCCCGCGACCGAACATGGCGCGAAACGCCGCGCGCGCGTCAACGCCGGCGGGCGGCTGTGTGCCGAGATAGACCACCACTTTGCCTTTGACGTTCTTGCCGGCGTAGTCGCTGCGGTCGGGCAGGCTGAGGCCGTAGCCGAGGAATTCGATCTGGTCGCCGGTGAAGCTGCGCTTCGCGCCGACGTAGGCCGGAAAGCTGATGCCTTCTTTGTTCTTAAAAGTGCGCGACTGGCCGTTGACTTCGACGGTCACGGTCGATTTGTTGTCGGATTTGACGCCGAGCACGGCGACGCGCTGGAAGTACGAGCCGTTCGGGCCGCCGGGCTTGATGCCATAGGCTTTCAGCTGATCGGCGATGTACATGGCAGCCATCCCCAGCCCTTCGCTGAAGGTGTTGCGTCCTTCGAACTCGTCCGAGGCGAGAACGGTCAGCCATTCTTTCAATTCACCGGGGGTTATATTGTCACGCCCGCCGTTCGACTTGGCGAGCGCGGGTGCAAAGGCTAGAGCGGCGATCAGCGCCGCCTGGGTAACCAGTGCAGTAATCCTGCGCGGATGAGACATTGAGATTTCTCCTTGATTCAATAAAGTGCGTTTTTCGGAAATGGCTATTACGTCAGCCATTACTTGTAGGATGCAAAAAACTCGCGCGCGCGAATTGGCCGCAAAAGTCACCGCCGGCGCGGTTCTCTTCATGTCGGCTCCGCGATTGATTCTGCGTCCACCGGGTTGTAGGCTTTGACCTGTCCCACTCTCAACGAGCGAGGTTCGAAAGCGATGTGCTGCAAACGATTTCTCTGTCTGGTCCTTACCATCATGCAGACTGCCGGGATGCTGGCGCAACTGGCGAATGCCCAGGTGTCGCGCCGCCCGCGCCCTATCCCCCAGGTGACGAACATGCAACAAGGCTTACAAATTAAATTGAGCGAAGGCTCACCCGTCGTCGAATCGCAAGCCGCCAACCCGCGCGCTGAAGCGACAAGGCTTGCTGCCGACGAAACCGAAAGCCTGCTGCGGCGCTTGCCGGCGATCAGAGCGGAAGCCGGCGACGAGCAGGATTTCGCGCTCAGGGAGAAATCGTTGCCGCCGCCGCGCACAGGCAAGACCGTTGAGGGCCAGTTTCCACCCGCGCCATCACGCGATACAACGGCGCAGCCAGTTAGCGGCCCGCTCGAAGTCTTGCGCTATGCCCCCGAAGGCGAAGTGCCGCTGGCGGCGCAACTGAGCGTCACCTTCTCGCAGCCGATGGTGGCGGTCACGTCGCACGCCGACACGGTCGCCGAGGGCGTGCCGGTGCGCTTGACGCCGCAGCCGCAGGGGCGCTGGCGCTGGGTTGGCGCGAAGACCTTGTTGTTTGAAACCGACGGCCACTTGCCGATGGCGACCGATTATCAGGTCGAAGTCGTCAAAGGCACGAAATCGGCTACGGGAGCCAATCTGGCGGAAACGCGCGCGTGGCGCTTCAGCACGCCGCCGCCGCAGGTGAAGCAGTTTTATCCGCAGGCCGGGCCGACCGTTCGTGACCCGCTGATGTTCGTCGAGTTCGATCAGCGCATTGATCCCGCCGCCGTGCTAAAGACGATTCACCTGCGCAGCAGTCGCCAGGATATCAACCTGCGGCTTGCCACCGCCGATGAGCTGGCCGCCGATGAAATGGTGAGCAGTCTGGCGAAGGCGGCGGAGAAGGGGCGCTGGCTGGCATTCCGCGCCGTAGCAGTGAACGGCGACGGTTTGCCGCTGCCGGCAGACGCCGGCATCAATGTGAGCGTCGGGCCGGGCACGCCTTCAGCCGAAGGCCCGCGCACGACCGCTGCCGCGCAACCGTTCACCTTTCGTACCTATGGGCCGTTGCGCGTCACCGACCAGCGTTGCGGCTGGCAAGAGCGCTGCACGCCGTTCGATCAATGGCAGATTCAGTTCAGCAACCCGCTCGATGCGGCGGCCTTTGAGCAATCACAGATTCGCGTTTCGCCCGAAATCGCCGGCATGAAGACAGCCGTCTATGGCAACATGCTCCAGATCACCGGCGTCAAGCGCGGGCGCACGACCTATCACGTTACTGTCACCGCCGCCGTGCGCGATCAGTTCGGGCAGACGCTCGGCGCGGACGTGCCGCTGGCGTTTAACGTCGGCGCGGCGGAGCCGGCGCTCGCGGGGCCGGATAAAACATTCCTTGTCCTCGACCCGTCGGCGCAGCCGCGACTATCAATCTACACGATCAATCAGCCGTCGTTGCGCGTGCGGCTCTACCGCGTCGGCCCCGAAAATTGGGCGCAGTTCCTGCAATACCTGCGAGCGACGAACGACAATACCAACGCCACGCCGCCCGGTCGCCTCGTCGTCAATGAAAACGTGCCGGTCAAAGCCGAAGCCGACGAGATGGCTGAAACTCGCATCGATTTGAGCCGCGCGCTTGAGAATCGTTTCGGCCACGTCGTCGCCATCATCGAATCCACGCTACCGCCGCGCAATCGTTATGACCGCCAGCGCATCGCCGTCTGGGCGGCGGCAACGCAGATCGGCCTGACGGCGTTCGTTGACAAACAGGAGCTTGTCGGCTGGGCCACTTCATTGAAAGATGGCAAGCCGGTTGAAGGCGCGCGCTTGACGATTGCGGTCGCGCAGACGAGCGGCCTGCGCGGCGAATCGCCGACGACGACGGATGCCAGCGGACTGGTGCGCCTGCCGCTGAACAACGAGGGCGGTGGCTCGAAACTGCTGATTGCGCGCAAGGACAAAGACGTCGCTTTCCTGCCGGAAAACGCTTACTGGTGGAGCGAGCAGAGCGCCTGGGTTCGCCGCCCGGAAGCCGATGCGCTCTCGTGGTTTGTCTTCGACGACCGCAAGATGTATCGCCCCGGCGAAGAGGTTCACGTCAAAGGCTGGCTGCGGCGCATCGGCACAGGCACTGATGGCGACGTCAACGGCCTGGACGGTTATGTGAAGAGTGTCACCTATTCGCTGAAAGATTCGCGCGGCAATGAAGTGATGAAAGGCGCGGCGCAGGTCAACGCGCTCGGCGGCTTCGATGCCGTGCTGAAACTGCCGGCGACGATGAACCTGGGCTATGCCAATCTGCAACTCGAAGCGCGCGACGTCAGCGTGGCGCTGAGCAATCTGAATTACAACCACCAGGTGCAGGTGCAGGAGTTTCGCCGTCCCGAATTTGAGGTGACGGCGCAGGCCAGCGAAGGGCCGCACTTTGTCGGCGGCTCGGCCAACGTCACGGCGACCGCTGCGTATTACGCCGGCGGCGGCCTGGCCAATTCGGAAGTCACCTGGCAAGTGATCGCGCATGCTGCGCAGTTCACGCCGCCCAACCGCGATGACTTCACCTTCGGCAAATGGATTCCGTGGTGGATCAACAATTCCGACTACCGGCAGCTAAAAGTCGAGACCTTCACGGGCCGCACGGACGGCGCGGGCAAGCATTCACTGCGCGTTGACTTTCTCTCCGTAGACCCGCCGCGCCCTTCGACCGTCACCGCCGAAGCGAGCGTCATGGATGTCAATCGCCAGCAGTGGACGGCGACGACCAGCATGCTTGTGCATCCGGCTGATCTCTATGTCGGCATTCGCAGCCCGCGCACCTTTGTTCAGAAAGGCGAGCCGCTGATTGTGCAGTCCATCGTCTGCGACCTCGACGGCAAATTGATTGTCGGGCGTTCGGTCAAGATGCGTGCAGTGCTGCTCGACTGGGTTTTTGAAAAGGGCGAGTGGAAGCAGAAGGAAGCGAACCCGCAGGAATGCGAAGTGAAATCAACCACGGCTCCGGTCGAGTGTCGCTTCGAGACGAAAGAGGGCGGCACCTATCGCATCACAGCGACGGTGATGGACGACCGCGAGCGGCGCAACGAGAGTGAGCTGACGCTGTGGGTCGCGGGCGGCAAGGTAGTTCCCAAACGCAATCTTGAGCAGGAAGACGCCGGGCTGATTCCCGACCGCAAAGAATACCAGCCGGGCGACACGGCGGAGATTCTAGTGCAAGCGCCATTCACTCCGGCCGAAGGCGTGATGACGCTGCGCCGTTCCGGCATCGTGACGACCGAACGCTTCAAGATGGAGAGCGCATCCAGGACGCTCAAGGTGCCGATCAAAGAGGGCTACACGCCGAACGTCACGGTGCAGGTTGATCTGGTCGGCGCATCGGCGCGCACAGACGAAGCTGGCAAGGCGAATGACAAGCTGCCGAAGCGCCCGGCATTCGCAAAAGGCTCGTTGAACCTGAGCGTGCCGCCGCTCGCCAGGAAGCTCGCGGTCGAAGCCGTGCCGCGCAACAAGGCGTTGGAGCCGGGCGGCGAAACCGTCGTTGACGTGACGGTGAAAGATGCGGCGGGCCGCGCCGTGTCGGGGAGCGAGCTTGCCGTGGTTGTGGTTGACGAAGCGATTCTTGGCCTGACGGGCTATCGCATTGGTGACCCGCTCTCGACCTTCTACGCGCCGCGCGGCACCGACACCAGCGATTATGAATTGCGCCGTGAGGTTCTGCTCGGCAATCCTGATGACTTGATTGCTCAGACGAAGAACCTGCCGATCAATGGGCGGAGCTTTGACCGCCTGCAAGCGGATGGGCTGGTACAGACAGAATCCGTGATGGTCTCAAATATGCCCGCCGCCGCACCGATGGCCAGGCAGGCCCAAAAGGCTGGCATCGGCGGATCAGCTTCGGGCAGTGAGCCTGAGCCGATTCGGACGCGTGAAGACTTCAACGCGCTGGCGACGTTTGCCGCGGCGGTGCCGACCGATTCGGATGGCCGCGCCAGCGTCAAAGTCAAACTGCCCGACAACCTGACGCGCTATCGCATCATGGCGGTAGCGGTCGCCGGGGGCCGTCAGTTCGGCGGCGGCGAATCAACCATCACCGCGCGCTTGCCGCTCATGGCTCGACCTTCAGCGCCGCGCTTCCTCAACTTCGGCGACAAGTTCGAGCTGCCGGTCGTCATTCAAAACCAGACCGACGCGCCGATGGAAGTCAACGTCGGCGTGCGCGCCACTAACGCCGCGCTCACGGACGGCGCGGGCCGCCGCGTCACCGTGCCGGCCAACGACCGCGTCGAAGTGCGTTTCCCGGCGACCACCGAGCGCGCAGGCACGGCGCGCTTTCAGATCGCCGCCGCGTCGGGCAAGTGGGCCGACGCCGCCGAAGTCTCGTTGCCGGTCTGGACGCCCGCGACCACCGAAGCCTTCGCCACCTACGGCGAGATCGACGCGGGCGCAATCCTTCAGCCGGTCAAAGCGCCTTCGGACGCCGTCACGCAATTCGGCGGCATCGAGATCACCACGTCATCAACCGAGCTGCAAGCCCTGACCGACGCGGTGCTGTACCTGACGCGTTACCCGTTCGAGTGCGCCGAGCAGATGTCGTCGCGGGTGATGGCGATTGCCGCGTTGAAAGACGTGCTGGCGGCGTTCAAGGCGCAAGGCTTGCCGTCGCCGCAAGCGATGATTGATTCAGTCAGCCGCGATGTGAAGCGGTTGCGCGTCTTGCAGAACGACGACGGCGGTTTCGGCTTCTGGCGGCGCGGCGAGGAATCGTGGCCCTACATCAGCATTCACGTCGCCCACGCCTTGCAGCGCGCCAAAGAGAAAGGCTTCGACGTTCCCGAAGAAATGCGGAAGCGCGCGCTCGACTACCTGCGCAACGTCGAGCAGCACATCCCGGATTACTACGGCATCGAAGCGCGCCGCGCGCTGATCGCTTACGCGCTCTACGTGCGCAATCGCATGGGCGACCGCGACACGGCGCGGGCGCGGCGGTTGATGGCCGAAGCGGGCTTGGATGGCCTTTCGCTCGAAGCCGTCGGCTGGCTGCTATCGGTGCTGACCGGCGACTCCGCCTCGACCGCTGAAGTCACGGCGATTCGCCGCCACCTGAACAACCGCGCCACGGAAGAGGCTGCCACAGCCCATTTCGTGACATCGTACAGGGACAGCGACTACCTGTTGCTGAATTCCGACCGCCGCGCCGACGCGGTGATCCTTGAATCCCTGATCAGCGACCAGCCGGCCAACGACTTGATTCCGAAGCTCGTGCGCGGCCTCTTGGGCCATCGCGTCGCGGGGCGCTGGGAGAACACGCAGGAGAACTCGTTCGTGCTGCTGGCGCTCGACAAGTACTTTGCGGTTTACGAGAAGACGACGCCGAACTTCACGGCGCGCGCCTGGCTCGGCGACCGTTACGCCGGCGAGCATGATTTCAAAGGCCGCACCACGGAACGCTTCAACGTCACGGTGCCGATGCGCTACCTGGCGGAAACCGTGGCGTCGCAGAATGTCGTGCTGGCCAAAGACGGCGCGGGCCGCTTGTATTACCGCATCGGCATGCAGTACGCGCCGGCGAGCTTGAGGCTTGAGCCGTCCGAGCATGGCTTCACGGTCGAGCGCGTCTATGAAGCGATAGACAAAGCCGACGACGTGCGCCGCGACAGCGATGGCAACTGGCATATCAAAGCGGGCGCGCGAGTGCGCGTACGGCTGACGATGGTAGCCGTGTCGCGCCGCTATCACGTGGCGCTGGTTGATCCAATACCGGCAGGGCTTGAGGCAATGAACCCTGAGCTGGCGGTGACGGGCAGTATTCCGCAAGACCCGAAAGAATCAACCCGTCGCTCCTGGTGGTGGGGCGTCTGGTACGAGCACCAGAACATGCGCGATGAGCGGGTCGAAGCTTTCGCGTCGCTGCTGTGGGATGGCGTCTACACCTATTCGTACGTCGCGAGAGCGACGACGCCGGGCGCGTTTGTGGTGCCGCCGTCAAAGGCCGAAGAGATGTACCATCCGGAAACCTTCGGACGCAGCGCCACCGACCGCGTCATCGTCGAGTAAAATGTGACGCGGCGACACAGCGACACGGCGACACGGCGAGAAGAAAAAGACGCGGGGACGCGGAGACGCGGCGACGCGGGGAAAGAAAGACAAGCAGTCAGTCTCTCTGTCTTTCCCTCGCCGCGTCGCCGCGTCCCCGCGTCTCCGCGTCACGGCCTTAGCCGTGCGTGCGCTCGAATTCCTTCATGAAGGAAACCAGCGCTTCGACGCCCTGGCGCGGGAAGGCGTTGTAGATCGAGGCGCGGATGCCGCCCACGGAGCGGTGGCCCTTCAAGCCGTTCAATCCGGCTTTTGTGGCTTCGGCAACAAACTGCTTCTCCAACTCTTCGCTCGGCAGTCGGAAGGTCACATTCATCAGCGAGCGGCAATCCGCTGCCGCATGCGGGCGATAAAATTCGGTCGCATCCATCGCGTCGTACAACAGGCCGGCCTTCTCTTTGTTCTGCTTGCCGATGGCTTCGAGGCCGCCCTGTTCGAGCAGCCAGGCGAGCACCAGCCGCATGACATAAATCGCAAAGACCGGCGGCGTGTTGTAGAGCGAGTTTTCTTTGGCATGCGTATTGTAGTTCAACATCGTGTGCAGGCTGGCCGGGCTGCGCGCCAGTAGGTCATCTCGCATAATGACGAGCGTGACGCCAGCCGGCGCGAGGTTCTTTTGCGCGCCCGCATAGATCATCGCGTACTTGCTGACGTTCAGCGGGTGGCTGAAGATGTCCGACGAAGCGTCCGCCACCATCGGCACGTCACCGGTTTCGGGATCATATTTGAATTCAACGCCGTGGATCGTTTCGTTGGTGGTGATGTGAACGTAAGCGGCTTCGGGATCGAGCCTCAACTCTTCTTGCTTCGGCACGCGCTTGAAGCCGTCGCCTTCGGTTGTCGCCGCGATGTTGACCGTGCCGATGCGCTGCGCTTCCTTGATGGCTTTTTTCGACCACGAGCCGGTGACGACATAATCGGCCTTGCCGCCAGCGGGCAGCAGGTTCATCGGCACCATCGAAAATTGCAACGACGCGCCGCCCTGCAAGAACAGGATGTGGTAGTTGTCGGGGATGCCGGCGAGCTTGCGCATGTCGGCTTGCGCGCCCTGAATGATTTCGTCGAACGCCTTCGAGCGGTGACTGATCTCGACAATAGACATGCCGACGCCGGGCAGCGCCACCATATCGCGCTGCACTTGTTCGAGCACCGACAGCGGCAGCACCGCCGGGCCCGCGGAAAAGTTATAGATTCGTTCGGTCATTATCCCTCCAGTATTGAGAGCTACAGCTTGAGCAAGCTCAACTCGATGATGTCGCCGGATGCCGCTTTCATGGCGTCGAGCGTTTCAGGTGAAGGCGCTTGATCCAGGTGGATGCGCGCGATGGCGGCGACAGCGCCTTCAAAGACGATGTTTTCGGTCTCCTGCACGTTGATGCCTGCGCCTTTCAACTGGTCGAAGACTGCCGCGAGCACCCCGACGCGGTCGAAGTGGCGGACGACCAGTAGATACGTCGCCGCCGTCTTCTTCGCCAGGTTGACGACGTTCGGGGCGCGGCCCATGTCTTTGTACTCGCGGATGATGCGCACTGTCTCGTCGGCGATGGCCTGTTGAGCTTGATCGGTTGACGCGCCGATGTGGTGCGTGCCGATGACGCCGTCGAGCTTGAAGATGTCGTCTTCGACAGTGCCGGTGCCGCCGCCTGGCTCGCCCGCGAAAACATCCAACCCGGCGCGCAGTCCGCGCTCAGTGACGGCGCGGGCGAGCGCCGCCTGGTCTATGACTTCGGCGCGCGAGGTGTTGACGAAGTAGGAGCCGGGCGCGAGCGCCGCCAGCACTTCTTCGTTAATCAGGTTGCGCGTGTCGTCTTTGAGCGCCACGTGGACGCTCAGGATGTTGCAAGCCGCGGCCACTTCTTGCGGCGATGACTTCATCTCGACGCCAAGCTCACTGGCGCGCTCGGCGGTGAGCGAGCGGCTCCAGGCGACGACCGGCATGCCGAAAGCGCGGGCGCGCGGAATCATCTCCTGGCCGATCTGCCCGAGCCCGATGAGGCCGAGCGTCTGTCCGAACAGGCCGCGCGCTTTGCTATATTCCTTTTTGTTCCACTTGCCGGCGCGCAGGTCAGCGGCGTTGGCCGGGATGCGACGGTCGAGCGCCAGGATCAGGCCAAAGGCCAGCTCGGCGACGGCAACGGCATTCTTGCCGGGACAGTTGGCGACATAGATGCCGCGCGCCGAT encodes the following:
- a CDS encoding 3-phosphoglycerate dehydrogenase; translation: MKILIADKFPESGINELQAAGFEVAYDAELKDDSLTQAVASTGADVLVVRGTKVPGATLEAGRLSLVVRAGAGYNTIDVKTASARGIYVANCPGKNAVAVAELAFGLILALDRRIPANAADLRAGKWNKKEYSKARGLFGQTLGLIGLGQIGQEMIPRARAFGMPVVAWSRSLTAERASELGVEMKSSPQEVAAACNILSVHVALKDDTRNLINEEVLAALAPGSYFVNTSRAEVIDQAALARAVTERGLRAGLDVFAGEPGGGTGTVEDDIFKLDGVIGTHHIGASTDQAQQAIADETVRIIREYKDMGRAPNVVNLAKKTAATYLLVVRHFDRVGVLAAVFDQLKGAGINVQETENIVFEGAVAAIARIHLDQAPSPETLDAMKAASGDIIELSLLKL
- the serC gene encoding 3-phosphoserine/phosphohydroxythreonine transaminase — translated: MTERIYNFSAGPAVLPLSVLEQVQRDMVALPGVGMSIVEISHRSKAFDEIIQGAQADMRKLAGIPDNYHILFLQGGASLQFSMVPMNLLPAGGKADYVVTGSWSKKAIKEAQRIGTVNIAATTEGDGFKRVPKQEELRLDPEAAYVHITTNETIHGVEFKYDPETGDVPMVADASSDIFSHPLNVSKYAMIYAGAQKNLAPAGVTLVIMRDDLLARSPASLHTMLNYNTHAKENSLYNTPPVFAIYVMRLVLAWLLEQGGLEAIGKQNKEKAGLLYDAMDATEFYRPHAAADCRSLMNVTFRLPSEELEKQFVAEATKAGLNGLKGHRSVGGIRASIYNAFPRQGVEALVSFMKEFERTHG
- a CDS encoding alpha-2-macroglobulin family protein is translated as MCCKRFLCLVLTIMQTAGMLAQLANAQVSRRPRPIPQVTNMQQGLQIKLSEGSPVVESQAANPRAEATRLAADETESLLRRLPAIRAEAGDEQDFALREKSLPPPRTGKTVEGQFPPAPSRDTTAQPVSGPLEVLRYAPEGEVPLAAQLSVTFSQPMVAVTSHADTVAEGVPVRLTPQPQGRWRWVGAKTLLFETDGHLPMATDYQVEVVKGTKSATGANLAETRAWRFSTPPPQVKQFYPQAGPTVRDPLMFVEFDQRIDPAAVLKTIHLRSSRQDINLRLATADELAADEMVSSLAKAAEKGRWLAFRAVAVNGDGLPLPADAGINVSVGPGTPSAEGPRTTAAAQPFTFRTYGPLRVTDQRCGWQERCTPFDQWQIQFSNPLDAAAFEQSQIRVSPEIAGMKTAVYGNMLQITGVKRGRTTYHVTVTAAVRDQFGQTLGADVPLAFNVGAAEPALAGPDKTFLVLDPSAQPRLSIYTINQPSLRVRLYRVGPENWAQFLQYLRATNDNTNATPPGRLVVNENVPVKAEADEMAETRIDLSRALENRFGHVVAIIESTLPPRNRYDRQRIAVWAAATQIGLTAFVDKQELVGWATSLKDGKPVEGARLTIAVAQTSGLRGESPTTTDASGLVRLPLNNEGGGSKLLIARKDKDVAFLPENAYWWSEQSAWVRRPEADALSWFVFDDRKMYRPGEEVHVKGWLRRIGTGTDGDVNGLDGYVKSVTYSLKDSRGNEVMKGAAQVNALGGFDAVLKLPATMNLGYANLQLEARDVSVALSNLNYNHQVQVQEFRRPEFEVTAQASEGPHFVGGSANVTATAAYYAGGGLANSEVTWQVIAHAAQFTPPNRDDFTFGKWIPWWINNSDYRQLKVETFTGRTDGAGKHSLRVDFLSVDPPRPSTVTAEASVMDVNRQQWTATTSMLVHPADLYVGIRSPRTFVQKGEPLIVQSIVCDLDGKLIVGRSVKMRAVLLDWVFEKGEWKQKEANPQECEVKSTTAPVECRFETKEGGTYRITATVMDDRERRNESELTLWVAGGKVVPKRNLEQEDAGLIPDRKEYQPGDTAEILVQAPFTPAEGVMTLRRSGIVTTERFKMESASRTLKVPIKEGYTPNVTVQVDLVGASARTDEAGKANDKLPKRPAFAKGSLNLSVPPLARKLAVEAVPRNKALEPGGETVVDVTVKDAAGRAVSGSELAVVVVDEAILGLTGYRIGDPLSTFYAPRGTDTSDYELRREVLLGNPDDLIAQTKNLPINGRSFDRLQADGLVQTESVMVSNMPAAAPMARQAQKAGIGGSASGSEPEPIRTREDFNALATFAAAVPTDSDGRASVKVKLPDNLTRYRIMAVAVAGGRQFGGGESTITARLPLMARPSAPRFLNFGDKFELPVVIQNQTDAPMEVNVGVRATNAALTDGAGRRVTVPANDRVEVRFPATTERAGTARFQIAAASGKWADAAEVSLPVWTPATTEAFATYGEIDAGAILQPVKAPSDAVTQFGGIEITTSSTELQALTDAVLYLTRYPFECAEQMSSRVMAIAALKDVLAAFKAQGLPSPQAMIDSVSRDVKRLRVLQNDDGGFGFWRRGEESWPYISIHVAHALQRAKEKGFDVPEEMRKRALDYLRNVEQHIPDYYGIEARRALIAYALYVRNRMGDRDTARARRLMAEAGLDGLSLEAVGWLLSVLTGDSASTAEVTAIRRHLNNRATEEAATAHFVTSYRDSDYLLLNSDRRADAVILESLISDQPANDLIPKLVRGLLGHRVAGRWENTQENSFVLLALDKYFAVYEKTTPNFTARAWLGDRYAGEHDFKGRTTERFNVTVPMRYLAETVASQNVVLAKDGAGRLYYRIGMQYAPASLRLEPSEHGFTVERVYEAIDKADDVRRDSDGNWHIKAGARVRVRLTMVAVSRRYHVALVDPIPAGLEAMNPELAVTGSIPQDPKESTRRSWWWGVWYEHQNMRDERVEAFASLLWDGVYTYSYVARATTPGAFVVPPSKAEEMYHPETFGRSATDRVIVE